One region of Baekduia soli genomic DNA includes:
- a CDS encoding RidA family protein codes for MGVIEDRLDELGLRLPAPPAAPAGQRLPFELVRVHGDLAFVSGHGPFDGARLLTTGRVGGEVSPEQGYDAARATALSMLASLRQELGDLDRVAAWVKVLGFVTCAEGYTATPAAINGFSDLILQLWGDAGRHARSAIGAGELPFGMPIEVEAVVALA; via the coding sequence ATGGGCGTCATCGAGGATCGCTTGGACGAGCTGGGCCTGCGGCTTCCGGCGCCCCCCGCCGCGCCCGCCGGCCAGCGGCTGCCGTTCGAGCTCGTGCGCGTCCACGGCGACCTGGCGTTCGTTTCGGGTCACGGTCCGTTCGACGGCGCGCGGCTGCTGACCACGGGCCGGGTCGGCGGCGAGGTCTCCCCCGAGCAGGGCTACGACGCGGCCCGCGCCACCGCCCTCTCCATGCTCGCCTCGCTGCGCCAGGAGCTCGGCGACCTGGACCGCGTGGCGGCATGGGTCAAGGTGCTCGGCTTCGTCACCTGCGCCGAGGGCTACACGGCGACGCCGGCCGCCATCAACGGCTTCAGCGACCTGATCCTGCAGCTGTGGGGCGACGCCGGCCGCCACGCGCGCTCGGCGATCGGCGCCGGCGAGCTGCCGTTCGGGATGCCCATCGAGGTCGAGGCCGTCGTGGCGCTGGCCTGA
- a CDS encoding thiamine pyrophosphate-requiring protein codes for MASRTVAQFALNRFADWGIKRIYGYPGDGINGFLGAFHEVGDRIAFTQVRHEEIASFAACAHAKFTGEVGVCMATSGPGAIHLLNGLYDAKLDHQPVVAIVGQQARMGLGSNYQQEVDLTSLYKDVASEFVQVCMVPEQMPHLVDRAIRVAKASRTPTCIIVPNDVQEMAYSEPPREHGAVFSSDVAAGRVHIGPDDSQLQRAAEILNAGEKVAILVGQGAKRAAAEVEQVAELLGAGVAKALNGRAVVPDDLPYVTGSIGLLGTKPSYDMMEGCDTFLMVGSSFPYAEFLPEPGSARGVQIDIDQRLVGMRYPMEVNLVGDATETLRALIGRLERKEDRSWRQGIEENVERWWAILDERAHQSADPVNPQRVFHELSKRLPDNCILTTDSGSATNWWARHLRMRKGMDAALSGTLATMCPALPYALAAKFAFPDRPVIASSGDGAMQMIGNAALIDLAHYAKCWSNQQLVVVVLHNNDLNQVTWEQRVMSGDPRLEASQALPDFPYAEYARMLGLHGVRVDRPEDLGAAWDEVLGAGRPALLEVITDPEVPPLPPHIRFEQAKGLASALRAGEPHAGRIIKGSVKGKLAEFVTR; via the coding sequence ATGGCCAGCCGCACCGTTGCGCAGTTCGCTCTCAACCGCTTCGCCGACTGGGGCATCAAGCGCATCTACGGCTACCCCGGCGACGGTATCAACGGCTTCCTGGGCGCCTTTCACGAGGTGGGCGACCGCATCGCCTTCACCCAGGTCCGCCACGAGGAGATCGCCTCCTTCGCCGCATGTGCTCATGCGAAGTTCACCGGGGAGGTGGGAGTCTGCATGGCCACGTCGGGTCCCGGCGCGATCCATCTGCTCAACGGCCTGTACGACGCCAAGCTCGACCACCAGCCGGTCGTGGCCATCGTGGGGCAGCAGGCGCGGATGGGCCTGGGATCCAACTACCAGCAGGAGGTCGACCTCACCTCGCTCTACAAGGACGTCGCGTCGGAGTTCGTGCAGGTCTGCATGGTCCCCGAGCAGATGCCCCACCTGGTCGATCGCGCGATCAGGGTCGCCAAGGCCTCGCGGACGCCGACGTGCATCATCGTGCCCAACGACGTCCAGGAGATGGCCTACTCCGAGCCGCCGCGGGAGCACGGCGCCGTCTTCTCCTCCGACGTGGCGGCCGGCCGCGTCCACATCGGCCCCGACGACAGCCAGCTGCAACGCGCCGCCGAGATCCTCAACGCCGGCGAGAAGGTCGCGATCCTCGTCGGGCAGGGCGCCAAGCGCGCGGCCGCCGAAGTCGAGCAGGTCGCCGAGCTGCTGGGCGCCGGTGTGGCCAAGGCGCTCAACGGCCGCGCGGTGGTGCCCGACGACCTCCCCTACGTCACGGGCTCGATCGGGCTGCTGGGCACCAAGCCCTCCTACGACATGATGGAGGGCTGCGACACGTTTCTCATGGTCGGGTCGAGCTTCCCGTATGCGGAGTTCCTGCCCGAGCCGGGCTCGGCGCGCGGCGTGCAGATCGACATCGACCAGCGGCTGGTCGGGATGCGCTATCCGATGGAGGTCAACCTCGTCGGCGACGCGACTGAGACGTTGCGCGCGCTGATCGGCCGGCTGGAGCGCAAGGAGGACCGTTCCTGGCGGCAGGGCATCGAGGAGAACGTCGAGCGGTGGTGGGCCATCCTGGACGAGCGCGCCCATCAGTCGGCCGACCCGGTCAACCCGCAGCGAGTCTTCCACGAGCTCAGCAAGCGGCTGCCCGATAACTGCATCCTGACGACGGACTCGGGCTCGGCCACCAACTGGTGGGCTCGGCACCTGCGCATGCGCAAGGGGATGGACGCCGCGCTGAGCGGCACGCTGGCGACGATGTGCCCGGCGCTGCCCTACGCGCTGGCGGCGAAGTTCGCCTTTCCGGACCGGCCCGTGATCGCGTCGAGCGGCGACGGCGCCATGCAGATGATCGGCAACGCGGCGCTCATCGACCTCGCTCATTACGCCAAGTGCTGGTCCAATCAGCAGCTGGTCGTGGTGGTCCTGCACAACAACGACCTCAACCAGGTCACCTGGGAGCAGCGGGTGATGTCGGGCGACCCCAGGCTCGAGGCGTCCCAGGCGCTGCCCGACTTCCCGTATGCCGAGTACGCCCGGATGCTCGGCCTGCACGGCGTGCGCGTCGACCGGCCCGAGGATCTGGGCGCGGCCTGGGACGAGGTCCTGGGCGCCGGCAGGCCCGCGCTCCTGGAGGTCATCACCGACCCGGAGGTCCCGCCGCTGCCACCGCACATCCGCTTCGAGCAGGCCAAGGGCCTGGCCAGCGCCCTGCGCGCCGGCGAGCCGCATGCCGGGCGGATCATCAAGGGCTCGGTCAAGGGCAAGCTCGCGGAGTTCGTGACCCGATGA
- a CDS encoding gluconate 2-dehydrogenase subunit 3 family protein, giving the protein MAHSFAGADHLPHNRAGRPAADPAGLPRQRRGTTPQGHGRYPDFDVLAEAEHWDEVTRAVVLKRVHEVPPIRFFTDEEVRCLRPFLDLLLAQDHEPRIPVLEMVDKKMHEGKLDGYRHAGMPEDPVTWRLVAAGLDEAARRLGANDFATAPDGTQYDIVDAFSRGDLAGGVWERIAPSTAWSVVTRAALAEFYSHPWAWNEIGFGGPAYPRGYMRLAPGPRGREPFEAEEAFGLDPVTDVSRRGLR; this is encoded by the coding sequence ATGGCTCACTCGTTTGCGGGCGCCGACCATCTGCCTCACAACCGCGCCGGACGCCCGGCCGCTGACCCCGCAGGCCTGCCGCGCCAGCGCCGGGGCACCACCCCGCAGGGTCACGGGCGCTATCCCGACTTCGACGTGCTGGCCGAGGCCGAGCACTGGGACGAGGTCACCCGCGCGGTCGTCCTGAAGCGGGTGCACGAGGTCCCGCCGATCCGGTTCTTCACCGATGAGGAGGTGCGCTGCCTGCGCCCCTTCCTGGATCTCCTGCTGGCGCAGGACCATGAGCCGCGGATCCCCGTGCTGGAGATGGTCGACAAGAAGATGCACGAGGGCAAGCTCGACGGCTACCGCCACGCGGGGATGCCCGAGGACCCCGTCACCTGGCGCCTGGTCGCCGCCGGGCTGGACGAGGCGGCTCGGCGCCTCGGCGCCAACGACTTCGCCACCGCCCCCGACGGCACGCAGTACGACATCGTCGACGCGTTCTCGCGCGGGGATCTGGCCGGCGGGGTGTGGGAGCGGATCGCGCCATCGACCGCCTGGTCGGTCGTGACACGGGCCGCGCTGGCGGAGTTCTACTCGCACCCGTGGGCATGGAACGAGATCGGTTTCGGCGGACCGGCCTACCCGCGCGGCTATATGCGCCTGGCGCCCGGCCCGCGCGGCCGCGAGCCCTTCGAGGCCGAGGAGGCCTTCGGCCTGGACCCGGTCACCGACGTCTCACGGCGAGGTCTGCGGTGA
- a CDS encoding GMC family oxidoreductase translates to MSGEDRRRLAKGSRFPKDNDSAFLLDVHRRAIPGRERMQRFADDDEIDLLIVGAGAGGSVLAQRLARRGWRIAIIESGPFWDPDADWVSDEAGQHKIYWTAPRVIGGEDPVELGKNNSGHGVGGSMIHYAGYTPRFHPSDFDTRTREGVGADWPISYADLKAHYERVESELPVAGQDWPWGDPHRYPHAPHPISGAADQARRGMIGAGIEVRIGPVGIPNGTFGNRPHCIYRGFCLQGCKVNAKASPYVTHLPDAIEHGVEVRADAHALRVETDPSSGRCTGVTYEHEGRQRFQRAAAVAVCGYAIETPRLLLNSHSARHPDGLANGHDQVGRYIMVQGATQIAGRFPEPLRQYKAPPPEISSEQFYETDPSRGFARGFSIQTVGPLPIGWAEHVVADGHWGHGLREYMRDYNHWTTLGLLCELLPQARNRVTLADEVDAHGMPVARFDYTQCDNDRANIAYGADVLERVWEAAGAQDTLRVDRYAHLVGGCRMGTTPEESVIDSDHRAWGIDNLFVCDGSVMPTEGAANPALTIMALASRLAQRLGDKRVARAPRTTPRAVAGARAGGSGR, encoded by the coding sequence GTGAGCGGTGAGGACCGGCGTCGGCTCGCCAAGGGCTCCCGCTTCCCCAAGGACAACGACTCGGCGTTCCTGCTGGACGTCCACCGGCGGGCCATCCCCGGTCGCGAGCGGATGCAGCGCTTCGCCGACGACGACGAGATCGACCTGCTCATCGTCGGCGCCGGCGCCGGAGGGTCGGTGCTCGCTCAGCGCCTGGCCCGGCGCGGGTGGCGGATCGCCATCATCGAATCGGGGCCGTTCTGGGATCCCGACGCCGACTGGGTCTCTGACGAAGCCGGCCAGCACAAGATCTACTGGACCGCACCGCGCGTCATCGGCGGGGAGGACCCGGTGGAGCTGGGCAAGAACAACTCCGGCCACGGCGTCGGCGGCTCGATGATCCACTACGCGGGCTACACGCCCCGCTTCCATCCCTCGGACTTCGACACCCGCACGCGCGAGGGCGTCGGCGCCGACTGGCCGATCTCCTATGCCGACCTCAAGGCGCACTACGAGCGCGTCGAGAGCGAGCTGCCGGTCGCCGGCCAGGACTGGCCGTGGGGCGATCCGCACCGCTATCCCCATGCGCCGCACCCGATCTCCGGCGCCGCCGACCAGGCGCGCCGCGGCATGATCGGCGCCGGGATCGAGGTCCGCATCGGGCCGGTGGGCATCCCCAACGGCACCTTCGGCAACCGCCCGCACTGCATCTACCGCGGCTTCTGCCTGCAGGGCTGCAAGGTCAACGCCAAGGCGTCGCCCTACGTGACCCACCTCCCCGACGCGATCGAGCACGGCGTCGAGGTGCGGGCCGACGCCCACGCGCTCCGCGTCGAGACCGACCCGTCCTCGGGGCGCTGCACCGGCGTGACCTACGAGCACGAGGGCCGCCAGCGCTTCCAGCGTGCCGCCGCGGTCGCGGTCTGCGGCTATGCGATCGAGACGCCGCGGCTGCTGCTGAACTCCCACAGCGCCCGTCACCCCGACGGGCTGGCCAACGGCCACGACCAGGTCGGGCGCTACATCATGGTCCAGGGCGCCACGCAGATCGCCGGACGCTTCCCCGAGCCGCTGCGCCAGTACAAGGCGCCGCCGCCGGAGATCTCCTCCGAGCAGTTCTACGAGACCGACCCGTCGCGCGGCTTCGCGCGCGGCTTCTCGATCCAGACGGTCGGCCCGCTGCCGATCGGCTGGGCCGAGCACGTGGTGGCCGACGGCCACTGGGGACACGGGCTGCGCGAGTACATGCGCGACTACAACCACTGGACGACGCTCGGGCTGCTGTGCGAGCTGCTGCCCCAGGCGCGCAACCGCGTCACGCTGGCCGACGAGGTCGACGCGCACGGCATGCCGGTCGCGCGCTTTGACTACACCCAGTGCGACAACGACCGGGCCAACATCGCCTATGGCGCCGACGTGCTGGAGCGCGTATGGGAGGCGGCGGGAGCGCAGGACACGCTGCGCGTCGATCGCTACGCCCATCTGGTCGGCGGCTGCCGCATGGGCACGACGCCTGAGGAGAGCGTCATCGACTCCGACCACCGCGCGTGGGGGATCGACAACCTCTTCGTCTGCGACGGCAGCGTCATGCCGACCGAGGGTGCGGCCAACCCGGCGCTGACGATCATGGCGCTGGCCTCCCGGCTGGCGCAGCGGCTGGGCGACAAGCGGGTGGCCCGTGCGCCGCGCACGACGCCTCGCGCCGTCGCGGGCGCCCGGGCCGGCGGGTCGGGCCGATGA
- a CDS encoding enolase C-terminal domain-like protein, protein MSGAAVRATVGTLDVTVCTVPTDAPESDGTLAWDATTVVLVEAHGGGCSGLGLSYGPPAIAAIIEGQLAAVVAGRPVLDVPASWLAMRRAVRNFGGVGPSAMAISAVDVALWDLAAQTLELPLCSLLGRVHDRVPIYGSGGFCSYSDARLARQLGGWAADGIGRVKMKLGREPERDRQRLQVARDAIGPDVELFVDANGAFDRNAALGWAEVYAGFDVRYFEEPVSSDDLQGLALLRRRAPGGMAIAAGEYGFDLPYFRDMVTAVDVQQADVTRCGGITGLLRVGALCQAHQVPFSAHCAPAISAHACTAVQPLAHLEYFHDHVRLESMLFDGTLSPQEGCLVPDLDRPGLGLRPRREVIARFAQG, encoded by the coding sequence ATGAGCGGCGCGGCCGTTCGCGCGACGGTCGGCACGCTCGACGTCACGGTGTGCACGGTCCCGACCGACGCGCCCGAGTCCGACGGGACGCTGGCGTGGGACGCCACGACGGTGGTCCTGGTCGAGGCCCACGGCGGCGGCTGCAGCGGCCTGGGCCTCAGCTACGGGCCGCCGGCGATCGCCGCGATCATCGAGGGTCAGCTGGCGGCGGTCGTGGCGGGACGTCCGGTGCTCGACGTGCCGGCCTCGTGGCTGGCGATGCGGCGGGCGGTGCGCAACTTCGGCGGGGTCGGCCCGTCGGCCATGGCGATCTCGGCGGTGGACGTGGCGCTGTGGGACCTCGCCGCCCAGACCCTGGAGCTCCCGCTGTGCTCGCTGCTGGGCCGCGTACACGACCGTGTGCCGATCTACGGCTCGGGCGGCTTCTGCTCCTACTCCGACGCGCGCTTGGCCCGGCAGCTGGGCGGCTGGGCGGCCGACGGCATCGGGCGCGTCAAGATGAAGCTCGGGCGTGAGCCCGAGCGCGACCGCCAGCGCCTGCAGGTCGCCCGCGACGCGATCGGGCCCGACGTCGAACTGTTCGTCGACGCCAACGGCGCCTTCGACCGCAACGCCGCCCTGGGCTGGGCCGAGGTCTACGCCGGCTTCGACGTGCGCTACTTCGAGGAGCCGGTGTCCTCCGACGACCTGCAGGGCCTCGCGTTGCTGCGCCGCCGCGCGCCGGGGGGCATGGCGATCGCGGCGGGGGAGTACGGCTTCGACCTGCCCTACTTCCGCGACATGGTCACGGCCGTCGACGTCCAGCAGGCCGACGTCACGCGCTGCGGAGGCATCACCGGCCTGCTGCGCGTCGGAGCGCTGTGCCAGGCCCACCAGGTGCCGTTCTCGGCGCACTGCGCGCCGGCCATCAGCGCCCACGCCTGCACCGCCGTGCAACCGCTGGCCCACCTGGAGTACTTCCACGACCATGTTCGGCTCGAGTCGATGCTGTTCGACGGCACGCTGTCGCCACAGGAGGGATGCCTCGTGCCGGATCTGGACCGCCCCGGCTTGGGCCTTCGGCCTCGTCGTGAGGTGATTGCCCGCTTCGCGCAAGGCTGA
- a CDS encoding zinc-binding dehydrogenase produces MLRPEPDQVLVRVLAAGICGSDVHMYRGELGMLTALPCASGHEMIGEIVELGERRKRDTLGRELREGDRVAYAYFRVCDGCPTCAAGSVACPNRYAVRAPLTVYDPPHFHGAFGDYYVLREGQWIYKLPEATKTEHAVPANCAIAQALAGVHAGQIRFGDTVVVQGLGGLGIYAAALARDSGAGLVIGIDMVPERLELARRFGAHETIDISQLTSPEERIAEIQRLTGGAGADVVIEMAGVPAVVPEGIQSMRAGGRYVLIGNTMADRATEVVPQQIVRSNRTLVGIVNYEQWMLPRTLDWLARRRDELPFDDLVSQVYPLEQINDAITASDWAGSKANLGRALISMTA; encoded by the coding sequence GTGCTCAGGCCCGAGCCCGACCAGGTGCTCGTGCGCGTGCTGGCTGCGGGGATCTGCGGCTCCGACGTGCACATGTACCGTGGTGAGCTCGGGATGCTGACCGCGCTGCCGTGCGCGTCGGGGCACGAGATGATCGGCGAGATCGTCGAGCTCGGCGAGCGGCGCAAGCGCGACACGCTGGGCCGCGAGCTGCGTGAGGGCGATCGGGTGGCCTATGCGTACTTCCGGGTCTGCGATGGCTGCCCGACCTGCGCTGCGGGCTCGGTGGCCTGTCCCAACCGCTACGCGGTGCGTGCGCCGTTGACCGTGTATGACCCGCCGCACTTCCACGGTGCGTTCGGCGACTACTACGTGCTGCGCGAGGGCCAGTGGATCTACAAGCTGCCCGAGGCGACCAAGACCGAGCACGCCGTTCCGGCCAACTGCGCGATCGCCCAGGCTCTGGCCGGTGTGCACGCCGGCCAGATCCGCTTCGGCGACACCGTCGTCGTCCAGGGCCTCGGCGGTCTGGGCATCTATGCCGCCGCGCTGGCCCGCGACTCGGGCGCGGGCCTGGTCATCGGGATCGACATGGTGCCCGAGCGCCTCGAGCTGGCCCGGCGCTTCGGTGCCCACGAGACCATCGACATCTCGCAGCTGACCTCGCCCGAGGAGCGGATCGCCGAGATCCAGCGGCTGACGGGCGGCGCCGGGGCCGACGTCGTGATCGAGATGGCGGGCGTGCCCGCCGTCGTGCCCGAGGGCATCCAGTCCATGCGCGCCGGCGGCCGCTATGTGCTCATCGGCAACACGATGGCCGACCGTGCGACCGAGGTCGTGCCCCAGCAGATCGTGCGCTCCAACCGCACGTTGGTCGGGATCGTCAACTACGAGCAGTGGATGCTGCCGCGCACGCTGGACTGGCTGGCCCGGCGCCGCGACGAGCTGCCGTTCGACGACCTCGTCTCCCAGGTCTATCCCCTGGAGCAGATCAACGACGCCATCACGGCGTCTGACTGGGCGGGCTCGAAGGCCAACCTCGGCCGCGCGCTCATCTCCATGACGGCATGA
- a CDS encoding CoA transferase, translating into MTDAAPSEDPGPKLRGLKVIDCATLFAGPMIETLLGDFGADVLEAEHRLAKGCAR; encoded by the coding sequence TTGACCGACGCCGCACCGTCGGAAGATCCCGGGCCGAAACTGCGGGGTCTCAAGGTCATCGACTGCGCCACGCTGTTCGCGGGACCGATGATCGAGACCCTGCTCGGCGACTTCGGCGCCGATGTCCTCGAGGCCGAGCATCGTCTGGCGAAGGGCTGCGCACGATGA
- a CDS encoding hydantoinase B/oxoprolinase family protein translates to MASLDTTTVDPITYEVISHRLWSINEEGATTIVHASGSPVVHATDYNFGIYSATGELAVSGVFYTIPIYVMQMVIAEVLDRFPDDVGPGDVFVTNDPFIAGIHQSDVQFVAPFFHDGELVAWTGCMAHLMDVGGMLPGSWCPGATEVFQEGMLIPPARIVTGGDLNRGLWDMILSNSRLPAMVANDMSAFLSAHRVAQARLTEAIDVYGAAAVIQTMETSIDRTEQQMREWLLELPDGRFQHQVFIDHDGHENRLFKINCTLIKEGDRMIFDFHGSDDAIVGLGNASRSGTYGSIGSAILGIFGSRLPWNGGLVRMLEVRSPDNSVVSAEKPMPISAGSTGAAYLVECLALTCFGKMLAFSEKYQDYVCGPADGSWLLTVLGGKNQFGEAYAAMPMDALGWGGPAFRFRDGVDTGGAMFVPGGGFNDVELTESRDPLLFLWRRENLDSGGAGRQRGGNGMDICFSLYDTDEPSKVAGALQGMVVPNTVGVFGAYPGATSHYEQVKGSTWRRQFARDGHVAEIKAIEGEHFVPEAKATLVMQPEDVLHLLTQNAGGYGDPLERDPQRVLADLIGGSVSAPYAAAVYGVVMTEGPEVDGTATAAKRDEIRAHRLASAQNLQPHYDTRDDLPVAARWADTLILLRDGEQILVQSASSGAVLGPLGENWRDVAPWRSVPAAEVGPGVVLDERLELLQYLDPLTGRSLWMDVHLKGDPLPVDFVLPASVLAGDA, encoded by the coding sequence ATGGCTTCACTGGACACCACCACGGTCGACCCCATCACCTACGAGGTCATCTCGCACCGTCTCTGGTCGATCAACGAGGAGGGTGCGACGACGATCGTCCACGCCTCGGGCTCGCCGGTCGTCCACGCGACCGACTACAACTTCGGGATCTACTCGGCCACGGGCGAGCTCGCCGTCTCGGGCGTCTTCTACACGATCCCCATCTACGTCATGCAAATGGTGATCGCCGAGGTCCTCGATCGGTTCCCCGACGACGTCGGTCCCGGCGACGTGTTCGTCACCAACGACCCGTTCATCGCGGGGATCCATCAGTCTGACGTCCAGTTCGTCGCCCCGTTCTTCCATGATGGTGAGCTGGTCGCCTGGACAGGATGCATGGCCCACCTGATGGATGTCGGCGGCATGCTCCCCGGATCCTGGTGCCCCGGAGCCACCGAGGTCTTCCAGGAGGGCATGCTCATCCCGCCCGCGCGGATCGTGACCGGCGGCGACCTGAACCGCGGGCTGTGGGACATGATCCTGTCCAACTCACGACTCCCGGCCATGGTCGCCAACGACATGTCCGCCTTCCTGTCGGCCCATCGCGTCGCGCAGGCGCGACTGACCGAGGCCATCGACGTGTACGGAGCCGCGGCGGTCATCCAGACGATGGAGACGTCGATCGACCGCACCGAGCAGCAGATGCGCGAGTGGCTGCTCGAGCTGCCTGACGGTCGCTTCCAGCACCAGGTCTTCATCGACCACGACGGCCACGAGAACCGGCTGTTCAAGATCAACTGCACCCTCATCAAGGAGGGCGACCGGATGATCTTCGACTTTCACGGCTCCGATGACGCCATCGTCGGTCTCGGCAATGCGAGCCGGTCGGGGACCTACGGCTCGATCGGCTCGGCGATCCTCGGCATCTTCGGCTCGCGGCTGCCGTGGAACGGCGGTCTGGTCCGGATGCTCGAGGTCCGTTCGCCTGACAACTCGGTGGTGAGCGCCGAGAAGCCCATGCCGATCTCGGCCGGCTCGACCGGCGCCGCCTACCTGGTGGAGTGCCTGGCGCTGACCTGCTTCGGCAAGATGCTGGCCTTCTCGGAGAAGTACCAGGACTACGTCTGTGGTCCCGCGGACGGCTCGTGGCTGCTGACGGTGCTCGGCGGCAAGAACCAGTTCGGCGAGGCGTACGCGGCGATGCCGATGGACGCCCTCGGATGGGGCGGTCCGGCGTTCCGGTTTCGCGACGGCGTCGACACCGGCGGGGCGATGTTCGTCCCAGGCGGCGGCTTCAACGACGTCGAGCTGACCGAGAGCCGTGACCCCCTGCTCTTCCTCTGGCGACGCGAGAACCTCGACTCCGGCGGCGCCGGTCGCCAACGCGGCGGTAACGGCATGGACATCTGCTTCTCCCTGTACGACACCGACGAGCCCAGCAAGGTCGCCGGCGCGCTGCAGGGGATGGTCGTGCCCAACACCGTCGGGGTCTTCGGCGCCTATCCCGGAGCCACCTCGCACTACGAGCAGGTCAAGGGCTCGACCTGGCGCCGCCAGTTCGCCCGCGACGGTCACGTCGCCGAGATCAAGGCGATCGAAGGCGAGCACTTCGTGCCCGAGGCCAAGGCGACGCTGGTCATGCAGCCCGAGGACGTCTTGCACCTGCTGACCCAGAACGCCGGCGGATACGGGGATCCGCTGGAGCGCGACCCACAGCGTGTCCTGGCCGACCTCATCGGCGGCAGCGTAAGCGCCCCGTACGCCGCCGCCGTCTACGGCGTCGTCATGACCGAAGGTCCAGAGGTGGACGGGACCGCGACGGCCGCCAAGCGCGACGAGATCCGTGCGCACCGTCTTGCCTCCGCGCAGAACCTGCAGCCGCACTACGACACCCGCGATGACCTTCCTGTCGCGGCCCGATGGGCCGACACGCTGATCCTGCTGCGAGACGGAGAGCAGATTCTCGTCCAGTCGGCGTCGAGCGGTGCAGTGCTCGGACCCCTCGGGGAGAACTGGCGCGACGTCGCACCCTGGCGCTCGGTCCCGGCGGCGGAGGTCGGGCCGGGCGTCGTGCTCGACGAGCGCCTGGAACTGCTCCAGTACCTGGACCCGCTCACCGGTCGCTCGCTGTGGATGGATGTGCACCTCAAGGGCGACCCGCTGCCCGTCGACTTTGTCCTGCCGGCGTCGGTCCTGGCGGGCGACGCTTGA